From Streptomyces sp. Mut1, the proteins below share one genomic window:
- a CDS encoding AlbA family DNA-binding domain-containing protein — translation MISIYLSLSNPRWTPKTEADLQAAITGGLIEEKHYFDAKEMLATKGDNRELARDLSSFAIDGGTMIVGLAEDKQNGTFSLAPQPLQGLPERVEQVAHSLPDPPLVILTDPIKSEADPAQGYLIIHVPASPLAPHMVDGRYFGRGDKTKRTLPDSEVVRLHERRRNAEQDALALLKQEIDNDPMHDVGKQSHMFLVAQPLAAPRDMLLDLTSGPKWNLQLAQLIDKVYTPEINARVDGLETYPKLIDAGNGYRRSGGAARASNNLGEGRIFTRNPGVYHDENAIELQIFENGGLRLFSSRLSERFEGDAEDHFLHDPAVVGNTRRFLALVRQAAADGGYMGNWALAVGLTRLRGRSPYTSVPQNFRGTSVQRNRYDRDTYEQATGTTWAELNETPGAVTRRLVGSFLRTLAAEEYFDTALNDD, via the coding sequence GTGATCTCGATCTACCTGTCTCTGAGCAACCCCCGCTGGACCCCGAAGACCGAGGCCGACCTCCAGGCCGCGATCACCGGCGGTCTCATCGAGGAGAAGCACTACTTCGACGCCAAGGAGATGCTCGCCACGAAGGGTGACAACAGGGAGTTGGCGCGCGACCTGTCGTCCTTCGCCATCGACGGCGGCACGATGATCGTCGGGCTGGCCGAGGACAAGCAGAATGGCACCTTCAGCCTCGCCCCGCAGCCCCTGCAGGGGCTGCCGGAGAGGGTCGAGCAGGTCGCCCACTCCCTTCCCGACCCTCCCCTGGTGATCCTCACCGACCCCATCAAGTCGGAGGCCGATCCCGCCCAGGGTTACCTCATCATCCACGTCCCAGCCAGCCCGCTGGCCCCGCACATGGTCGACGGGCGCTACTTCGGGCGCGGCGACAAGACCAAGCGGACTCTCCCGGACTCCGAGGTCGTCCGGCTCCACGAGCGACGCCGGAATGCTGAACAGGATGCGCTCGCCCTGCTCAAGCAGGAGATCGACAACGACCCGATGCACGACGTCGGGAAGCAGTCCCACATGTTCCTCGTCGCCCAGCCCCTCGCTGCCCCGCGGGACATGCTCCTGGACCTCACCAGCGGACCGAAGTGGAACCTGCAACTCGCCCAGCTCATCGATAAGGTCTACACCCCCGAGATCAACGCCCGCGTGGATGGCCTTGAGACCTACCCGAAGCTCATCGACGCGGGCAATGGCTACCGGCGCAGCGGCGGGGCGGCCCGGGCCAGCAACAACCTCGGCGAGGGCCGCATCTTCACCCGGAATCCGGGCGTCTACCACGACGAAAACGCGATCGAGCTGCAAATCTTCGAGAACGGAGGCCTCCGGCTCTTCTCCAGTCGCCTCTCCGAGCGGTTCGAAGGAGATGCCGAGGACCACTTCCTCCACGATCCCGCCGTGGTGGGTAACACCCGCCGCTTCCTCGCACTTGTGCGCCAGGCTGCGGCAGACGGCGGCTACATGGGTAACTGGGCCCTCGCCGTGGGCCTCACCAGGCTCCGCGGCCGCAGCCCCTACACCAGCGTTCCGCAGAACTTCCGGGGGACCTCCGTGCAGCGGAACCGCTACGACCGGGATACCTACGAACAGGCCACGGGGACCACCTGGGCCGAACTCAACGAGACTCCCGGAGCGGTCACTCGCCGTCTTGTCGGCTCTTTCCTGCGGACCCTCGCAGCCGAGGAGTACTTCGACACCGCGCTGAACGATGACTGA
- a CDS encoding site-specific integrase → MNPTANVDVPRAVEPHEVGNPLEWKPRVGEASWWQTRQSRESLVERLLGLFTDPGAGLTRDKTRRRGLGKLLDWLEGQPGETWQDRWMASGADDAGFEWTDLPLQGRGTPKSHWRDELATGLVLLVAGQAIRPSYPWLLRQRVTVMLTESRAASDPAAFQRLEQLAQHATPTARSDALNKLTWIVIRKGGLVSDITVGDCIELTTALEEHHFRGSAGRPLFYALLKETGVLPASAPVRLRALRIEGRRSVEQIVDAYAIECRAVRDLLVEYFTERAPELDHVSLRSIARNLCRLFWRDLEIHHPGIDSLRLTPEVAQAWKERLAYIRDAQGHPVRPRVNFRSELVFVRAFYQDIARWAADDPARWAPWVAPCPIKANECATKKSRSGVKSRMDQRTRTQLPLLPALLRAVDRQRKDAEARITAARAMPAGGRFLVAGEEFERCGSGQAGRVYATAVATDRRRNLTHEEEAAFWSWATVEVLRHTGIRIEEMLELTHHSFIAYTLPTTGEVVPMLQVAPSKTDSERLLLVSPELAEVLTAVIFRVRAGNAALPLVSAYDVFEQTWSPPMPFLFQRRYGTEDRPLTRSYIRECLVATSQSAQITMAGDPLEWRPHDFRRIFVTDAIRSGLPPHIAAKICGHAALDTTMGYAAIYPEDVISHHRAFIARRRTERPSEEYRELTATEWDEFLAHFELRKVALGTCGRDYATPCQHENACVRCPLLLVDPTQMPRLQEIHGNLIDRLQEAKDQGWLGEVAAIETTMAAAAQKLEAMRDRAAQPSTVHLGMPDIRRDAGRSSTNSEH, encoded by the coding sequence GAGCTGGTGGCAGACGCGTCAGAGCCGGGAGAGCCTGGTCGAGCGGCTGCTTGGACTGTTCACCGACCCCGGTGCGGGCCTGACCCGCGACAAGACTCGGCGGCGGGGCCTGGGCAAGCTGCTGGACTGGCTCGAAGGCCAGCCCGGAGAGACCTGGCAGGATCGCTGGATGGCCAGCGGGGCGGACGACGCCGGCTTCGAGTGGACCGATCTGCCTCTGCAGGGACGCGGCACACCCAAGAGCCACTGGCGCGATGAACTGGCCACGGGACTGGTGCTCCTGGTCGCCGGGCAGGCGATCCGCCCCAGCTACCCGTGGCTGCTGCGGCAGCGCGTGACGGTGATGCTCACCGAGTCCCGGGCCGCCAGTGACCCCGCTGCCTTCCAGCGGCTCGAACAACTGGCCCAGCATGCGACCCCGACAGCGAGGTCCGACGCCCTGAACAAGCTCACCTGGATCGTGATCCGCAAGGGTGGCCTGGTCAGCGACATCACCGTCGGCGACTGCATCGAGCTGACCACCGCACTGGAGGAACACCACTTCCGGGGCAGCGCCGGCCGGCCGCTGTTCTATGCCCTGCTCAAGGAGACCGGCGTGCTCCCGGCCAGCGCACCGGTGCGGCTGCGGGCGCTTCGCATCGAAGGCCGCCGCAGCGTCGAGCAGATCGTCGACGCGTACGCCATCGAGTGCCGGGCCGTCCGTGACCTGCTGGTCGAGTACTTCACCGAGCGGGCTCCCGAGCTCGACCACGTCTCGCTGCGTTCGATCGCCCGCAACCTGTGCCGGTTGTTCTGGCGCGACCTGGAGATCCACCATCCCGGCATCGACTCGCTGCGACTGACGCCCGAGGTCGCGCAGGCGTGGAAGGAACGCCTGGCCTACATCCGTGACGCCCAGGGCCACCCGGTGCGGCCGCGGGTGAACTTCCGCAGCGAGCTGGTGTTCGTCCGGGCGTTCTACCAGGACATCGCCCGCTGGGCCGCCGACGATCCGGCGCGATGGGCGCCCTGGGTGGCGCCGTGTCCGATCAAGGCCAACGAGTGCGCGACGAAGAAGTCCAGGTCCGGGGTGAAGTCCCGGATGGACCAGCGGACCCGGACCCAGCTGCCGCTGCTGCCCGCGCTGCTTCGCGCCGTCGACCGGCAGCGCAAGGACGCCGAGGCCCGCATCACCGCGGCTCGGGCGATGCCGGCCGGTGGACGGTTCCTCGTCGCCGGGGAGGAGTTCGAGCGCTGCGGGTCCGGGCAGGCCGGCCGCGTCTATGCCACCGCGGTGGCCACCGACAGGCGGCGGAACCTGACCCACGAGGAGGAGGCGGCGTTCTGGTCCTGGGCGACGGTGGAGGTGCTGCGGCACACCGGCATCCGGATCGAGGAGATGCTGGAGCTCACCCACCACAGCTTCATCGCCTACACCCTGCCCACCACCGGCGAGGTGGTGCCGATGCTGCAGGTCGCCCCGTCCAAGACCGATTCGGAGCGCCTGCTACTGGTCTCCCCGGAGCTGGCGGAGGTACTGACCGCGGTGATCTTCCGGGTCCGGGCCGGGAACGCCGCCCTGCCGCTGGTGTCGGCCTACGACGTGTTCGAGCAGACCTGGAGCCCGCCCATGCCGTTCCTGTTCCAACGCCGGTACGGCACCGAGGACCGACCGCTGACCCGCAGCTACATCCGCGAGTGCCTGGTCGCGACCTCGCAGTCCGCCCAGATCACCATGGCCGGCGACCCGCTCGAATGGCGCCCCCACGACTTCAGAAGGATCTTCGTGACCGACGCCATCCGCTCCGGACTGCCCCCGCACATCGCCGCGAAGATCTGCGGCCACGCCGCTCTGGACACCACCATGGGCTATGCCGCGATCTACCCGGAAGATGTGATCTCCCATCACCGGGCCTTCATCGCCCGCCGCAGAACCGAGCGACCCAGCGAGGAGTACCGCGAACTCACCGCCACCGAGTGGGACGAGTTCCTGGCCCACTTCGAACTCCGCAAGGTCGCCCTGGGAACCTGCGGCCGCGACTACGCGACCCCCTGCCAGCATGAAAACGCCTGCGTCAGGTGTCCCCTACTTCTCGTGGACCCGACCCAGATGCCGCGCCTCCAGGAGATCCACGGCAACCTCATCGACCGGCTCCAAGAGGCCAAAGACCAGGGCTGGCTCGGCGAGGTCGCCGCCATCGAGACCACCATGGCCGCTGCCGCGCAGAAACTGGAGGCCATGCGCGACCGTGCAGCACAACCGTCCACCGTCCATCTCGGCATGCCCGACATCCGCCGCGATGCCGGACGAAGCAGCACCAACTCCGAGCACTGA
- the tpg gene encoding telomere-protecting terminal protein Tpg, protein MSLIGDGLEKAVQKAFTRPAPKSAGPQMRYLVKQLGGTKAVAQMLRISQRTVERYVKNQIKKPRPDLAARIEREVKKRWQPQIRAKAKAKAASTGGIIIDTRARIGYTAPIGSTDENRIRHLTVALPPHHAARLFDAQEAGAGDTRLQEIAAEGLKEAYFQDGGRRAGSLEEVRFTDIEHLEFDL, encoded by the coding sequence ATGAGCCTGATCGGGGACGGCCTGGAGAAGGCGGTACAGAAGGCGTTCACCCGCCCGGCACCGAAAAGCGCGGGCCCGCAGATGCGGTACCTCGTCAAACAACTGGGCGGCACCAAAGCAGTTGCGCAGATGCTGCGCATCTCCCAGCGCACCGTCGAACGGTACGTGAAGAACCAGATCAAAAAACCCCGCCCGGACCTCGCCGCGCGCATAGAGCGCGAGGTGAAGAAGAGGTGGCAGCCGCAGATCCGGGCCAAGGCCAAGGCGAAGGCAGCATCCACGGGCGGCATCATCATCGACACCCGCGCCCGCATCGGCTACACCGCACCGATCGGATCCACCGACGAGAACCGCATCCGCCACCTCACCGTCGCCCTGCCACCCCACCACGCAGCCCGCCTCTTCGACGCCCAAGAAGCCGGCGCCGGCGACACCCGCCTCCAGGAAATCGCAGCCGAAGGACTCAAAGAGGCCTACTTCCAGGACGGCGGCCGCCGCGCCGGCTCCCTGGAAGAAGTCCGCTTCACAGACATCGAACACCTGGAATTCGACCTGTAA
- the tap gene encoding telomere-associated protein Tap, whose amino-acid sequence MSEMFDAVDALVASRSVLPSAEERKRLRVAHGLTLDDVAGALKVRRATVSAWESATRPTEPRGPEREAYARLLKQLAELYPAPTPAGTPAPAEARSLFTGEAPEAAVTTAPENTQTPAPSGEMPEVPGALIDEAVESVYPTPAAHRPAVTTGRSTSRRPGTRKAAPAGTPVGDTDPRFENGPLAVVDVDSDGQVLAYCTGGLVLDVPAKSLPSLVDWTLKEAKLGQPKLSGPGRPADPLLVLTEAALDRYGLPASLTAQERDAGRIPEGHKAVKQLVRADWKLTKRGLGPWARIYRPAKGSERQCVQLCVPSWNALDARFWGTAAQLPPAELARVLGVYASRVMTPRGSTAVTGLELMTALHPPTHAVRDEETGALRQAETKTPGSLGSDPVDCAPCEAPDGHPILAGLPRFHVRGPAEKLFEEAYDWARPMTDDECTLRYLVGLDVNMAFAAGANGLNVGLGEPTHVKSLTFDPKLPGSWLVDLSHVDLSRVKVGKEWAELDGSLLPSPFTPKGDRPTGPAWYATPTVAYAVELGYDVTPTEAWVRYDNGRYLDGWYSRLRDAYLATMADLGVDADLSPADFLTAMDGYKARDPELGIVITAIKATVKGGLGKLRERPRGEGWRPGERWRALERPTWRPDIRAAVISRTRINLHRKVIKHAAFTGQYPIAILSDCVVYAADGPSPLDFLPHRQGKPLPGGFKLGINPGLVKHEGTQTVLWGEQVREQFNAPELNLARSIKDGTVTDADNGE is encoded by the coding sequence ATGTCCGAGATGTTCGACGCAGTCGACGCACTGGTCGCGTCCCGCTCCGTGCTCCCGTCGGCGGAGGAGCGCAAGCGGTTGCGGGTCGCGCACGGCCTGACGCTGGACGATGTCGCCGGCGCACTGAAGGTGCGGCGGGCCACGGTGTCCGCCTGGGAGTCGGCCACCAGACCGACGGAGCCGCGCGGCCCGGAGCGTGAGGCGTACGCGCGACTGCTCAAGCAGCTCGCGGAGCTCTACCCGGCCCCCACGCCCGCCGGCACCCCCGCCCCGGCGGAAGCCCGGTCCCTGTTCACGGGGGAGGCGCCCGAGGCCGCGGTCACGACTGCACCCGAGAACACCCAGACCCCCGCCCCGTCAGGCGAAATGCCCGAGGTGCCGGGCGCCCTGATCGACGAAGCCGTCGAATCCGTCTACCCCACTCCCGCCGCACACCGTCCCGCGGTGACCACCGGGCGGTCGACGTCACGCCGCCCCGGCACGCGGAAGGCGGCCCCGGCCGGCACCCCTGTGGGCGACACCGACCCGCGGTTCGAGAACGGCCCGCTGGCGGTCGTCGACGTCGACTCGGACGGGCAGGTTCTGGCGTACTGCACCGGCGGCCTGGTCCTGGACGTGCCCGCCAAGTCCCTGCCGTCCCTGGTGGACTGGACACTCAAGGAGGCGAAGCTCGGGCAGCCGAAGCTGTCCGGCCCCGGACGGCCCGCTGACCCGCTGCTCGTGCTCACCGAGGCCGCCCTGGATCGCTACGGTCTCCCGGCCTCGCTGACGGCACAGGAGAGGGACGCCGGTCGGATCCCGGAGGGCCACAAGGCCGTCAAGCAGCTGGTGCGCGCCGACTGGAAGCTGACCAAGCGCGGTCTCGGGCCGTGGGCGCGTATCTACCGTCCGGCCAAGGGCTCGGAACGCCAGTGCGTGCAGCTGTGCGTCCCGTCGTGGAACGCGCTGGACGCCCGGTTCTGGGGCACCGCCGCGCAGCTCCCGCCGGCGGAGCTCGCCCGCGTCCTGGGCGTCTACGCATCGAGGGTGATGACGCCGCGCGGCTCCACCGCCGTCACCGGCCTGGAGCTGATGACCGCGCTGCACCCGCCGACCCACGCCGTGCGGGACGAGGAGACCGGCGCCCTGCGGCAGGCAGAGACCAAAACGCCCGGCTCGCTCGGCAGCGACCCGGTGGACTGCGCGCCGTGCGAGGCCCCCGACGGCCACCCGATCCTCGCCGGCCTGCCCCGCTTCCACGTGCGCGGCCCGGCGGAGAAGCTGTTCGAGGAGGCGTACGACTGGGCGCGGCCGATGACCGATGACGAATGCACCCTGCGCTACCTGGTCGGCCTGGACGTGAACATGGCCTTCGCCGCCGGCGCGAACGGGCTGAACGTCGGCCTCGGCGAGCCGACGCACGTAAAGAGCCTCACGTTCGACCCGAAGCTGCCCGGCAGTTGGCTGGTCGACCTGTCGCACGTCGACCTGTCGAGGGTGAAGGTCGGCAAGGAGTGGGCGGAGCTGGACGGCTCGCTGCTGCCCTCGCCGTTCACACCGAAGGGCGACCGCCCCACGGGGCCGGCCTGGTATGCGACGCCCACCGTCGCCTACGCGGTGGAGCTCGGCTACGACGTGACGCCGACCGAGGCGTGGGTCCGGTACGACAACGGCCGCTACCTGGACGGCTGGTACAGCCGGTTGCGCGACGCCTACCTCGCCACGATGGCCGACCTCGGCGTCGACGCCGACCTTTCGCCGGCCGACTTCCTCACGGCGATGGACGGCTACAAAGCCCGCGACCCGGAGCTGGGCATCGTCATCACGGCGATCAAGGCGACCGTCAAGGGCGGCCTGGGCAAGCTCCGCGAACGCCCGCGCGGGGAGGGCTGGCGGCCGGGCGAGCGGTGGCGTGCCCTGGAGCGCCCGACATGGCGCCCCGACATCCGGGCCGCGGTCATCTCCCGCACCCGGATCAACCTCCACCGCAAGGTCATCAAGCACGCCGCGTTCACCGGGCAGTACCCGATCGCGATCCTGTCCGACTGCGTCGTCTACGCCGCCGACGGGCCCTCGCCGCTGGACTTCCTGCCCCACCGCCAGGGCAAGCCGCTGCCCGGCGGCTTCAAGCTCGGCATCAACCCCGGCCTGGTCAAGCACGAAGGCACCCAGACCGTCCTATGGGGAGAGCAAGTCCGCGAGCAGTTCAACGCGCCGGAACTCAACCTCGCCCGGTCCATCAAGGACGGCACCGTCACCGACGCCGACAACGGAGAATAG
- a CDS encoding DUF5655 domain-containing protein: protein MTSVEWTVEDHLVDKPDTSVAMFWKFVGLVERCGPFVYSVSRSTVTFKGVRRGFAGCHPVTTGIRAYLDLQRAVEDPRITRAAPYTKRLYVHHLTLTSADQLDETLAGWVEEAYLVGEGAHLLKQ from the coding sequence ATGACATCCGTGGAATGGACGGTCGAGGACCACCTCGTAGACAAGCCGGATACCTCTGTCGCGATGTTCTGGAAGTTCGTCGGACTCGTCGAACGGTGCGGCCCCTTCGTCTACTCCGTCTCCAGGAGCACCGTTACTTTCAAGGGCGTGCGCCGTGGCTTTGCCGGCTGCCACCCCGTCACCACCGGCATCCGCGCCTACCTCGATCTCCAACGCGCCGTCGAAGACCCGCGCATCACCCGCGCCGCCCCCTACACCAAACGCCTCTACGTCCACCACCTGACTCTCACTTCCGCCGACCAGCTCGATGAGACCCTCGCAGGCTGGGTGGAGGAGGCCTACCTCGTCGGAGAGGGCGCTCACCTCCTCAAGCAATAA
- a CDS encoding RNA-guided endonuclease InsQ/TnpB family protein, whose product MTTNGNTTTIVVREPLDPTPEQVLVLKRYANASRACFNFAYGLKHEAQQRWVRGRDRLMLEGLSREEANREAPKVSVPRASDVQRIFLAVREKPLAGPLREGESEHRRMFRWWAGVNAIVCQQAFRDADTAFANWRGSARRAGEGVGYPRPKRVGRCRDSFRMTSVRLVASDLRHVRIGGERDPAGQRALIVRLHRPARRLAREIARGGVVKMVTVAREGSQWWVSFNVRIALPPPARLSRRQKEAGTVGVDLGIAVFAATSEPVITADGKEQLFDNPRHLDNARRQLRKWQRRMARRHVKGLPAHRQSAGWREARDQVAHLMGLVAQRRASTQHLLSKQLVTQFAHVALEDLRVKNMTRTARGTVEAPGRNVAAKAGLNRAILDVGFAEIRRQVEYKAKWHGVTVTAVNPAYTSQTCHRCGHVDRKSRRTRSLFQCTRCGHATHADIGAAHNIKHRALNLEANEPQ is encoded by the coding sequence ATGACCACCAACGGGAACACCACCACCATCGTCGTCCGCGAGCCGCTGGATCCCACCCCCGAGCAGGTGCTCGTCCTGAAGCGCTACGCCAACGCCTCCCGCGCCTGCTTCAACTTCGCCTACGGCCTCAAGCACGAGGCGCAGCAGCGGTGGGTGCGGGGCCGGGACCGGTTGATGTTGGAGGGGCTGAGCCGGGAGGAGGCGAACCGGGAGGCGCCGAAGGTGTCTGTGCCGCGGGCGTCGGATGTGCAGCGGATCTTTCTCGCGGTCCGGGAGAAGCCGCTGGCGGGGCCGCTTCGGGAGGGGGAGAGCGAGCACCGGCGGATGTTCCGGTGGTGGGCGGGGGTGAATGCCATCGTGTGTCAGCAGGCGTTTCGGGATGCGGATACCGCGTTCGCGAACTGGCGCGGCTCCGCTCGGCGTGCCGGGGAGGGGGTGGGGTATCCGCGGCCGAAGCGGGTGGGGAGGTGCCGGGATTCGTTCCGGATGACGAGTGTGCGGCTGGTGGCGTCGGATCTGCGGCATGTGCGGATCGGTGGGGAGAGGGATCCGGCCGGTCAGCGGGCGTTGATTGTGCGGTTGCACCGGCCCGCTCGGCGGCTGGCCCGGGAGATCGCCCGGGGCGGGGTGGTCAAGATGGTGACGGTCGCGCGTGAAGGCAGTCAGTGGTGGGTCTCGTTCAACGTCCGGATCGCTCTCCCGCCGCCGGCCCGGCTCTCCCGCCGGCAGAAGGAGGCGGGGACGGTGGGGGTCGATCTGGGGATCGCGGTGTTCGCCGCGACCTCGGAGCCGGTCATCACGGCCGACGGTAAGGAGCAATTGTTCGACAACCCCCGGCATCTGGACAACGCCCGTCGCCAGCTGCGCAAGTGGCAGCGGCGGATGGCCCGGCGTCATGTGAAGGGGCTGCCGGCGCACCGTCAGAGCGCGGGGTGGCGGGAGGCCCGGGACCAGGTCGCGCACCTTATGGGGCTGGTCGCGCAGCGGCGTGCTTCGACCCAGCACCTGCTGTCCAAGCAGCTTGTCACGCAGTTCGCGCACGTGGCGCTCGAAGACCTCCGGGTGAAGAACATGACCCGGACCGCGCGCGGCACCGTGGAGGCGCCGGGGCGGAACGTGGCGGCGAAGGCGGGGCTGAACCGGGCGATCCTGGATGTCGGGTTCGCCGAGATCCGGCGTCAGGTCGAGTACAAGGCGAAGTGGCACGGCGTGACCGTCACCGCGGTCAACCCCGCCTACACCTCACAGACCTGCCACCGGTGCGGGCACGTCGACCGCAAGAGCCGCCGCACCCGCTCACTCTTCCAGTGCACCCGCTGCGGACACGCCACCCACGCCGACATCGGCGCCGCCCACAACATCAAACACCGCGCCCTCAACCTCGAAGCCAACGAACCTCAATAG
- a CDS encoding IS3 family transposase: MDGISHQTRGGSPSHPKLRDQGHMVNRKRVARIMREREIVGVARRKPRSVNGWTSRHKTEEPGPDGSLHPRLDLPLCPICWAPVSASLGRDPPLGSPRKRGVDLVFLRHLVGRNRVPGRIDCGLILGDLFLFDLLLHGLRTGR; encoded by the coding sequence GTGGACGGCATCTCCCATCAGACCCGAGGAGGATCTCCCTCTCACCCGAAACTCCGGGACCAAGGTCACATGGTGAACCGCAAGCGCGTCGCTCGGATCATGCGGGAGCGCGAAATCGTCGGGGTAGCGCGAAGGAAGCCGCGGTCGGTCAACGGCTGGACCTCGCGGCACAAAACGGAAGAGCCGGGACCTGATGGGTCACTTCACCCACGACTCGACCTCCCTCTATGCCCTATTTGCTGGGCGCCGGTGTCAGCATCCCTCGGCCGGGACCCCCCCCTTGGGTCGCCGCGAAAGAGGGGGGTGGACCTCGTATTCCTCCGGCATCTCGTCGGCAGGAACCGCGTACCTGGAAGGATCGACTGCGGGCTCATTCTGGGAGACCTGTTCCTGTTCGACCTTCTCCTTCACGGACTCCGAACCGGCAGATGA
- a CDS encoding GntR family transcriptional regulator — translation MGEANGADAVNAVDSASSPGARLRPRAERARQVADVLRQRITADAFAGGVLPDERVLGQSLGAGRNVVREALGLLRDEGLITRRRGIGTRVTAPKLGHGLDRLTGLAETLTAYGTVTNEVRAAHVVPHAPRDVTERLCLPEGGEAVCLERLRSLDGTPLSVDTSWLTPDVGRPLLDRDLIHRDVFDLIEEVTGTPLGSADVTVHAVAADGDTARLLGIGEGAVLFAIERLTRLADGRPVDAETLRVRADRMMLRTRLHRGPSSPNP, via the coding sequence ATGGGTGAGGCCAATGGTGCAGACGCGGTGAACGCCGTGGATTCGGCGTCGTCGCCCGGCGCCCGGCTGCGTCCGCGAGCCGAGCGGGCGCGTCAGGTCGCGGACGTACTGCGTCAGCGGATCACCGCCGATGCCTTCGCCGGTGGTGTCCTGCCGGACGAGCGGGTTCTCGGGCAGTCGCTCGGCGCCGGCCGCAACGTGGTGCGCGAGGCTCTCGGCCTGCTGCGTGACGAGGGTCTGATCACGCGCCGCCGTGGCATCGGCACCCGTGTCACGGCACCGAAGCTCGGGCACGGCCTGGACCGCCTCACCGGCCTCGCCGAGACCCTCACCGCTTACGGCACTGTCACGAACGAGGTGCGCGCGGCCCACGTCGTGCCGCACGCGCCCAGGGACGTCACGGAACGGCTGTGCCTGCCGGAGGGCGGCGAGGCCGTGTGCCTGGAGCGGCTGCGCAGCCTGGACGGCACCCCGCTGTCCGTGGACACCAGTTGGCTCACTCCCGATGTCGGACGCCCCCTTCTCGACCGTGATCTGATCCATCGCGATGTGTTCGACCTGATCGAAGAGGTCACCGGCACCCCTCTGGGGTCGGCCGACGTCACGGTCCACGCGGTCGCGGCCGACGGTGACACCGCCCGACTTCTCGGCATCGGCGAGGGTGCCGTGCTGTTCGCCATCGAGCGCCTCACCAGACTTGCCGACGGGCGGCCGGTGGACGCGGAGACGCTCCGCGTGCGGGCCGACCGCATGATGCTGCGGACCCGCCTGCATCGCGGCCCGTCGTCACCGAACCCCTGA
- a CDS encoding helix-turn-helix domain-containing protein: MRKVRRLKQVPDPDNAVGKLAGALRRSRAGMGLTQGQAADIIGTSVSTIQRAESGAAVPKRPIVEGYVTELGLDAEEAKRLFEGAIRPLGRQRRSLTAAPHPSMVSTADELGSALARVWEVADRPSMQKMEDRVQAARDGEAQKPFAFLSRSAAHRISHRQQLPSSIGQLHAYLYACGVKEGRFLVWGKAYDRVQAKKKEEAPREKADTEERGRWRGYRAHRLAEAIMLQAGLRPTEPFPHSHTAPWTARCVTGRHGIRRFRLVSVMQGHGCPKCESTPPRS; encoded by the coding sequence GTGCGGAAGGTCCGGCGCCTCAAGCAGGTGCCGGACCCCGACAACGCCGTCGGCAAGCTGGCCGGTGCGCTGCGCCGCAGCCGCGCCGGGATGGGACTCACGCAAGGTCAGGCGGCCGATATCATCGGCACGTCGGTCTCCACCATTCAGCGAGCTGAGTCCGGGGCCGCCGTACCGAAGCGGCCCATCGTGGAGGGGTACGTCACCGAACTCGGTCTCGACGCCGAGGAGGCAAAGCGCCTGTTCGAAGGGGCCATTCGGCCTCTTGGACGGCAGCGGCGCTCTCTCACTGCGGCCCCGCACCCCAGCATGGTGAGCACAGCCGACGAGCTCGGCAGCGCACTGGCCAGGGTCTGGGAGGTGGCTGACCGCCCGTCCATGCAGAAGATGGAGGACCGGGTCCAGGCCGCGCGTGACGGAGAGGCGCAGAAGCCGTTCGCGTTCCTGTCCCGGAGCGCCGCGCATCGAATATCCCACCGCCAGCAGCTGCCCAGCAGTATCGGGCAGCTGCACGCGTACCTGTACGCCTGCGGAGTCAAGGAAGGCCGTTTCCTGGTCTGGGGTAAGGCGTACGACCGGGTACAGGCCAAGAAGAAGGAGGAAGCGCCGAGGGAGAAGGCCGACACCGAAGAGCGCGGGCGATGGAGGGGGTACCGGGCGCACCGTCTGGCCGAGGCCATCATGCTTCAGGCCGGCCTACGTCCGACCGAACCCTTCCCCCACTCCCACACGGCGCCGTGGACCGCGCGGTGCGTCACCGGCCGTCATGGGATCCGACGCTTCCGGCTTGTGTCCGTCATGCAGGGCCATGGGTGCCCGAAGTGCGAGTCCACGCCGCCACGAAGCTGA